The DNA region ATGGAAGAGATCGATTTTCACGAAGAAGCCGGCGAGTAATCGCCGGCTTCAGATCTGTTTACCTTTTTTAATATAGGCTTGGTCGAATCATAAATTTGATAAAAACAATCCTTCGGGAATGGTTCCCTCCCAGTAATCTTGTGCAGGCAAATCCAGCACATGCGCCGTAACGGCAGCCGTATCCATAATGCCGACCGGCGTTTGGATGGGACCGGCGTTCACGGCAGGGCCCGTAATACCCCACGTGATGGTCATATCCATCGCATGGTCGCTGCCGTGATCATGCGAATGGGCGCCGCCCCCGCCGTGATCGGTCACGGTAATGACCCAGGTATCCTCTAGCAGTCCTTCTTCGCGCAATGCTCCCAAGATTCGATGAGCGTATTGATCCGTAACGGCAATTTGGGCGAGTTGACCGGACGTGCCGAAGCCGTGTTGATGGCCGGCGGCGTCCGGATGGTCAAGCTGGATAAACATCAGCTTGAAATCGGGATGCCGATGAATATATGCGGCGATGGCTTCCGCCAGCTCAGGGTCCGGCATGGATTCCATATGGACGCCCAGGTTATTTTCGATGATCCCCCTGTTGATCGGCTCCCAGCAGCTGAACGAGGATAACGGCGCATCCGGCCACTTCCGGCGGGCCAGCTTGAAGAGCGAGGCGTAGGGGAAGTCGGCAGGGGTCTGCAGATGGATTGCTTTGTCGTTGTTAAACCCGTGACGATCCGGGCTCAAGCCGTATAGGAGCGAGCCCCAGCACTCTGCGCTAATGCTGGGATACACGGTCCGGGCCTCATAGGTGTAGGCTCCGCTTTGCAGAAGCGCATGGAGATGAGGGGCGTCTGCTTGGCGGATGAATCCGCCCGCCCCGTCGATTCCAAGAATGACGACTCTTTGTGCCATAGGTGGCGCCTCCTTGATATACATAATCCGTACATTTTGATAATAGATACCATGGTCGTGTTGGACGCAGGTCACAACATCGTTGATAGGACTTGTCGGCGGACGCTGGAGAGCTATCCCCAGACAGCGATAGTGATGATGCCTAATGTAATCAGTGCAGACGTCACGATGCGGCGCGAGCCTTGTTGTTCCCGGAGGACGAGAATGCCGAATATCGTGCCGAATACGGTGCTGATCTCGCGGATCGGCGCAATATGGGCAAGCGGCGTGAGCCTCATGGCGAACAGAAATAACAGGTATGAGCCTGGCGCGAGAACAGAGCCGAGCAGTATGGTGCGCCAGTTGACGGACCATTCCCGCTGAAGTTGCCCGGATCGCAGGACAGGGATGATTAGCGCGACGAAATAACTGATATTCGATAACTGGATTAACAGCACGGGGGAAACTCCGGCATCCAGAATCGCCTTGTCCGTGAGCGTATAGCCCGAAATGCACAGCCCCACCAGGCAGGCGTAACCAAGCGCTTTAACATTCACGTTGCGACGTGAGCCGGCCCGGATTCCGGATAAGGCGAATAAAGAGATAATAATGACGGATAACCCAATTACGCCGGCTCTGCTTATCTGCTCATGGAATAGGACCAGGCTGCATAGTGAAGTCAGCATGGCGCCGAGCCCCCGCATGAACGGATAGACCTGGGACATATCCCCATGCGTGTAAGCCTTGGAGAGCAGGAGGATATAGCCTCCTTGTATGGTCATGGACAGCAGAATGAAGCCGTACACTTTCGGGCTCAGCGTGAGCTGCGACATCTCGATCAAGAAATAGGGCATCAGAATGATCAAGGTTACCGAGTGGATGCACCAGAGAAATACCGATTTATGAATGCTTCGTTTCGTAAACAGATTCCAGAGCGCATGCGTCAGACCGGACGACAGTACCAGAAGCAGGGCCAGAAGCTCCATCAGATCGGCCCGGTAAGAACTTCGATGCCGCGTGCAGCGAGATTATCCACCCATTCCTGCGGGCAGCCGGGATCCGTGATAATCATGGAGATATCCTCCAGTCCCGCGAGCTTCGAGAACGTGGTGACCCCGAGCTTTGAATGATCGGCGAGAACGATGCCTTCCTCCGCACGCTCCAGCATTTTCTGAGAGATGTAGGCTTCATCCAGATCATAATCGGTAATGCCGTCGGTTAACGAGATGCCCCCAACGGAG from Paenibacillus ihbetae includes:
- a CDS encoding alkaline phosphatase family protein; translation: MAQRVVILGIDGAGGFIRQADAPHLHALLQSGAYTYEARTVYPSISAECWGSLLYGLSPDRHGFNNDKAIHLQTPADFPYASLFKLARRKWPDAPLSSFSCWEPINRGIIENNLGVHMESMPDPELAEAIAAYIHRHPDFKLMFIQLDHPDAAGHQHGFGTSGQLAQIAVTDQYAHRILGALREEGLLEDTWVITVTDHGGGGAHSHDHGSDHAMDMTITWGITGPAVNAGPIQTPVGIMDTAAVTAHVLDLPAQDYWEGTIPEGLFLSNL
- a CDS encoding DMT family transporter, translated to MELLALLLVLSSGLTHALWNLFTKRSIHKSVFLWCIHSVTLIILMPYFLIEMSQLTLSPKVYGFILLSMTIQGGYILLLSKAYTHGDMSQVYPFMRGLGAMLTSLCSLVLFHEQISRAGVIGLSVIIISLFALSGIRAGSRRNVNVKALGYACLVGLCISGYTLTDKAILDAGVSPVLLIQLSNISYFVALIIPVLRSGQLQREWSVNWRTILLGSVLAPGSYLLFLFAMRLTPLAHIAPIREISTVFGTIFGILVLREQQGSRRIVTSALITLGIITIAVWG